From Solanum stenotomum isolate F172 chromosome 2, ASM1918654v1, whole genome shotgun sequence:
AAGAAAGTTCATCGTATAAGGAGTTGTATAATGTTATTGCAACGCAATTCGAGGTTGATATGAATGTGATTAAGCTGAAAATTGAGTATAAGGTTAAAGAAAGCAATACACCAATGTTGATTCACAGCGACATGGGTGTTAGAGTGTATATCTAATCCGATTTCGATAAAAAAGATCGCGACTTTTTCCTTCAGAAATGAATCGGGAAGCTATAATTCAAGAAATCTCCGCGAGAATCATAGCGGCAGCTCCACAATATCGAAGGGCTTGAAATCGGTGAAGAAAGACTATAGCAAGAAGAAACAATTTAGCTAGTAGAGGCTTGTACTGAGATCGGGTGAAGGAGAAAAAACCATTAATAGCAAACTGACCGAGATATTTGCTCttcaatgaaaaaatgaaactgtagctattttatttattttaaattaatagttttatgtataatttttccttaattaattGATCAAATCAGATTGAGTCGTAGGATTGCGCCACGTGTCACTAAAGGCAAATGTGGTATGCTTTTTGGACGACAGGGGCACTAATGACCgcaaagtatgacggagggtattaGTACaacatttacgatagttcaggaATAGCTTTTTTCCCAATTATATTtgataatcaattttttttcctttagttAATAGTATAGCTAATTTGTGTTGTCTTTCATAAGATATTAATAGGATCTCGTTTTGCTTTAGTTCCAAAATTAGATTTAAATCATTAAAACCATAATTGTTATGTTTTAGAATATATTCAAAGTTAGGATAATGACTTTTCAAACCTAGCCATTTAATGATCTaattagtttgaatttaaaatatctataaaGACACTTAAAAGATTGAACCTTATAATAAAACCAAAGTTAGAAACATgaatttatttaagttttatgcatTGACCATATAAGTGGGATCCATTAATTGCCTAAGAAATACAGTAAATTGCCACATATATTggttaaattatattttgatagtaTGACTTAGTTTTATATCTCATtagagaaaatattatatttcattgAGATCTTTTTCcaataattaaattttctttctttttaacttGACAAAAGTTTAACTAATGCATTAATTTATATGGAATAGCTTGTTTTACTTCtgttttacttttaataaaataaatacttaaagTACCTAATAAAAAGACTTCTCCATATCAACATACATTTCAGGCTAAGCTAATTATAAGCTTCAACTGTTGTAGGTGGGGCGGATGGTTAcgttacattgtatatatagaggataaattttctatatttatgtatatatataaattttgaaccacctaaataaaaaagagagataGTCTAGTAGTACTCGACTGTGCAACTTGGGCCACAAATCTATCCCTagaatattcttatttttcgaATCCCTTAGTGAAAATCTGAATCCGTCACTGATTATATGATTTCATATTGTCAGAACATGCAGTAGTTAGAATTTGGCTCTTCTCCATTTCCATTCTATtcattttctccaaattttaatttatatgataaacatatGTTGAGATCGAACTAAGATTTAAAGCTTATGCGTTCAAGATTCTAATCTTTTATTGTTCTTTTAATTAACACAAAATTAgtaaatttgtaaaataaaaacacaatcCAATTGTCTTGCTAATTAATTACAACAACTTCTCCAAAACCAAAAACAATTTCTTCCTTCTCATGACATTATTACTAtactagtaaaaaaaaacaccaaaacAAGACTTCCCATACACTTTAGTtggaagtaaaagaaaattatgaaaaataacaatttgTAGATCGAATCAAATGCATATGGTTAATTGACCCTGACCCAAATTGCCTCACTTGGGATGTCCTGATGAACCACAAATAGAAGATAGTAACCGGGCGGTGCTAATTTACCCGAATTCGGAAATACACAACTCACTTCATACACAAATCGTCCTACTTGTCGTACAATTCCTCTTGGAAGTACCAATATTCTTTGATTCATCGTATTCGAATGTGTATTAAAACCCGGTGCAACGATAGTCACTTTGATCAAATCTCGATTTAGTAATCCTAAAGCAGTAAATCGAATGTCAACACGTTGTCCATACGTGAATTTAAGATGTGAAGCAGGAGAAATGATTTGTGGTCGTAGATTAGCAAATTCCACATCCAAATAAGATGGTGAAAATGCCTCTAAGCTTAACTCCGTTGGAAAAACTACTCCAGTGAAATTGTAAAGCTCATTTGGATTGCTACCTCCAACAAGAACTCGACCATCTCGGAGTAGAACCGCAGTTGAGTGGTACATTCTAGGTATGGCATTCGGGGTTTGTACCTCGAATCTAGAATCAGATGGGTTATCGGGTCGGTAAATCACCGGACTCAAAACCGGGTTCCTTGCAATTTGCCATCCAGCTGTACCCGTCGCAGCTCCATTAACAATCAAAACGTTACCGTTTGGTAGAATTACCATATCACCCATTGTTCGAGATAGTGGCATGGTCTCCATAGTCCATTGTGGATTCGGGTCGGTAATTGTAATCCGCCCGCAAGTATTTAATGCACCCACAAAATCCCCTTTTGTTGCTCTGAGGTATGAGCCTTTTGGTGCTCCACCACACACCAAAACCTCAGCTTGAACCGTTTGTGAACGCAAGTTCTTTAAAGGAAGAAGAACCGCAGAACCCGTACTTGGATAATTTCTTGGATCACCACCGGGTATTTGTGGGTACGTTTTTACTATCGTATTTGTTGTGTAATCGAGCAATATAGCTCGATCATTGGTGAAAATGAATAAATTCCCATCGACGTTAAGAAAAACAAATGGGTATAAATTGTTTTCCTCTCTAGGAACATTAGTTTGTTGAAGGAAAGGTAGACTAAATACGTTGTTGGTTGAAGCAGTTTTGGGAAAAAACTCGTAGTTAAAAGCATCACGGCCTCCTATTATAATTTGGCTTCCGTCAGGAAGAATATGATTGGTGGAATACCATCGACTTTGAACTAGTCCATCTCCCATTTCTTGCCAATCACAAGTGTTGCATGGGTTGAAAGTTCTCACCATAAGTTTACCATCATTGAATCCACCAGTTTGGACCAACGAACCATCCGAGGTGGCAGAGCCCGAGGAGCACCACACGTCGGTCTGGACCATGAGAGGTCGTATTGAATTAGTGGAAATGTCGTATTCAACAGAGTGGGCAGTGCAATCGACTTTCAAGGCAAGTTCTTTAGGATTGTTACGACATTTGCCATCAGGCAAGGAGATGTTGGATGCACCAAAGTCAGTACGATCGTACATGATGACTCTATCATTGTTGAGGAGTTGCATGTGCATGGCGGAAATGCCAATGTTGGGCATAAGTAAATCCCATTTGCCACCTGCAGCATTAGCCAAGTTCAAGTGATCATGACATGATAGTAATAGAAGCAAATGCAGCTGCCAAAGAACAATGTTGTAAACAAGACTTGTTTTAATGGCCATtagatatgtttttcttttgtttgttttgttataaATTGGACAAAATGCAAAGGGGAAAAAGAGAGCTTTGAAGAGTATACTATGATATGTGGTGTTTGTGTTGTTGTGAGAAGAGGCTATGGGTAATGTCCTTTATATACTATTAATGTGTGTATTATTTCTACACATCATTAAGCAATTAATTGTTTGCATTATAAATAAT
This genomic window contains:
- the LOC125856316 gene encoding aldehyde oxidase GLOX-like, whose product is MAIKTSLVYNIVLWQLHLLLLLSCHDHLNLANAAGGKWDLLMPNIGISAMHMQLLNNDRVIMYDRTDFGASNISLPDGKCRNNPKELALKVDCTAHSVEYDISTNSIRPLMVQTDVWCSSGSATSDGSLVQTGGFNDGKLMVRTFNPCNTCDWQEMGDGLVQSRWYSTNHILPDGSQIIIGGRDAFNYEFFPKTASTNNVFSLPFLQQTNVPREENNLYPFVFLNVDGNLFIFTNDRAILLDYTTNTIVKTYPQIPGGDPRNYPSTGSAVLLPLKNLRSQTVQAEVLVCGGAPKGSYLRATKGDFVGALNTCGRITITDPNPQWTMETMPLSRTMGDMVILPNGNVLIVNGAATGTAGWQIARNPVLSPVIYRPDNPSDSRFEVQTPNAIPRMYHSTAVLLRDGRVLVGGSNPNELYNFTGVVFPTELSLEAFSPSYLDVEFANLRPQIISPASHLKFTYGQRVDIRFTALGLLNRDLIKVTIVAPGFNTHSNTMNQRILVLPRGIVRQVGRFVYEVSCVFPNSGKLAPPGYYLLFVVHQDIPSEAIWVRVN